The region TGGGCCGACCGCTCGCTGCCCGATGCGATCCGGGCGGCGAAGGCCGCCGGTTTCGACGCCGTCGAGTGTCACTTTCCCTATGGCGATCCGGCGGCCGAGACACGCGCCGCGCTGGAGGAGACGGGCCTTGCCATGCTCGGGCTGAACACCAGGCGCGGCGACGTCACGGCCGGCGACAACGGCCTTGCCGCGCTGCCCGACCGGCAGGAGGAGGCCCGGGCGGCCATCGACGAGGCGCTGGCCTATGCGCGGGAAACCAAGACCGGCGCCGTGCATGTCATGGCCGGAAACACGAAGGATCCGTGCGCGCGCACGACGTTCGAGGTCAATCTCGCCTATGCATGCGAGAAGGCCGCGCCGGACGGCATCATGATCCTGATCGAGCCCTTGAACCCCCGCGATGCGCCCGGCTATTTCCTGAACGGCACCGCCCTGGCGGCGGAGATTATCCACGATGTGGACCAGCCGAACCTGCGGCTGATGTTCGACTGCTATCATGTCGAGATCATCGAGGGCGATGTGATCCGGCGCCTGGAGACCCTCTTGCCGGTCATCGGCCATATCCAGATTGCCTCGGTCCCGGACCGCGGAATTCCGGACCACGGCGAACTGGACTACGCTAGTGTCCTGTCCCGGCTGGCCGAACTCGGCTGGGAGCGGCCCATCGGCGCCGAATACCTGCCGGCCGGCGACCCGGACCCGGACATGTCCTGGCTGGCACGATTTCAGAACAAGGGATGAGACATATGAGCGACGTTATCGGCTTCATCGGCCTCGGCTTCATGGGCCTCGGCATGGCAAGCAATATCCGCAAGGGCGGCTACGACCTGTGGGTCAAGGGCCGCCGCAACCGCGCGCCGGTGGAAAGCCTGGTGTCGCAGGGTGCGCAGGAGGCCGCCAGTCCCCGCGAAATGGCGGAAAAATGCGATATCATTCACCTGTGCCTGTCGAACTCGCCGCAGATCGAAGCGACCATGCGCGGCCCGGACGGCATCCTCGCCGGCGCCCGGCCCGGCCTGATCGTCATCGACACCTCGACCGCCGACCCGGCCTCGACAGAGGCACTGGCGGCGGAGCTTGGCGAGAAGGGCGGGCATTTCGTCGACGCGCCCCTGGGCGGCACGCCCGTGCAGGCCGAGGCGGGGCAGCTGATTGCGATGGTGGGGTGCGATGACGACATCCTGGAAAGAATTCGCCCGGTCATCGAGTGCTGGGCCGGCACCGTCAACCACATCGGGCCGGCGGGCGCCGGCCACAAGATGAAACTCCTGATGAATTTCATCAGCCTGTCCTACGGGGCCCTCTACTCCGAGGCCCTCGTGCTCGGCGCCAGGGTGGGGATTTCGCCGCAGACCATCCGGGACGTGATCGCCCCCAGCCGCATGGGCTGCGGCTTCTTCGACACGTTCATGTCCTACGCGGTCGACCGCAACCGGGACGCCCACAAGTTCTCCATCGCCAATGCCGCCAAGGACATCCGCTACCTGAACGACATGGCCGCCAACGCGAATGTCGTGAACATCATGGCCGGGGCGGCAAAGCACTACTACACCCAGGCCGTCGCCACCGGGCACGAGGAAGACTACGTGCCGATGCTGAGCGACCATGTCGGCGCCCTGAACGGCGTCGATCTGGACGACGTCGTGCGCAAGGGCCGCAAGGGCGGCGTGGACTGAGGGCGGACTGCCGGGTTGTCTTCACGGGAGTAGTGAAGTGGAGTTCGCCGAGGTCTGTCGGGTGGAACGCGAATGCCTGTGCCTCTCCGATCCCGGCTCGCGCTGGCGCTTGGCCGGGATGACGATGGGGAGGTAGGCGAGCGGGAGGCGGCTTCTTGTTTCAAACGTTCCCGTCCCGCTATTCCCCCGGTGTGCGGCCGAGGGATTGTGCCGCGTCGATTTCCCGGTGGAGGCGTTCCTCCTCCTTGACGGCGGGGGTGATGAAGCGGCCGAGGAGCAGATAGGCGACCGGCGTCAGGAACAGCGTCGACAGCGTTGCAAGGCCGAGGCCGCCGACGATGACATAGCCGAGCGCGATGCGGGCTTCCGCGCCGGCGCCGCTGGCCATGATCAGCGGCAGGCCGCCGACGATCGTGCAGATCATGGTCATCATCACCGGCCTGAGGCGGATGTTCGCGGCATTCTCGATCGCCTCGCGCACCCCCTGCCCGCGGTCGCGCAACTGGTTGGCGAATTCGACGATCAGGATGCCGTTCTTGGCCATGATCCCCACCAGAAGCACGAGGCCGATCTGGGAATAGACGTTCAGCGTCGTGCCGGTCAGCAGCATGGCGAACACGGCGCAGGCAAGGCCAAGGGGCACGGTCGCCATGATGATGATCGCGCTGACGAAGCTTTCGAACTGGGCCGCCAGCACCAGAAGAATGATGATGATGGCAAAGCCGAATGTGCGGCCCATGGAGGACGACTGTTCGCCGAGGGTCGCCGTTTCGGCAAGCGGGATGATGCGCGCCCCGGGCGGCAGAAGCGGCCCGGCGATTTCCAGCGCCCGCTCATAGGCATCGCCAAGGGCGAAGTCCGGCGCAAGGCTTGTCGTGATGGCGACGGCGCGGAGCTGCTGTTCCCGCTCTAGCGACGGCGGAACCGCCTTTTCCACCAGAGTGGCGATGGTCGAGACCGGGACGAACCGGCCGTCCCCGGTCTTGATGAAGATGTTTTCCATATCCGTCGGGTCGTTGATCGGATTGGTGGTGGAAACGAACTTCACGTCGAAGGCCCGGTCGTTGATGAACACCTGGCCGATCTTGCGCCCGTCGAGCATGGCCTGCATGGCCGCGCCGAGACCGTTGATGTCGATGCCCAGATCCGAGGCGCGCTCGCGGTCGATCGACACGGAAAGCTGCGGCTGCGTGGCCTCGGTCGACCGGCGCGCCTGGCGGAAGCGGGGTTCTTCTTCCATCGCCGCGATGATCCGCTCCGCGGCCTCGCCCAGTTGCGCGTAGTTGCTGCCGGCGACCGCGAACTGAAGGCCCGAACCAGCGCCGCGGATCCCCAGGCTGTTGGGCTGGAAGGCAAAGGCGCGCACGCCCGGAACCTCGCGGACGAGTGCGCTCACCTCCGACAGGATGTCCTGCTGCGAGCGGATCCGCTCGTCCCAGGGGGCGAGGCGCATCACCATGAAGCCGCTGTTCTTGGAGCCGCCCGTTCCGGCGATGGAGAACGTGCTGGTGATCTCGCCGGCGTCGCGATAAGGCTCCAGCAGAACTTCGATCTCCCGCATCTTCTGGGTGAGATAGTCCAGGCTGACGCCTTGCGGCGCCGAGACGCGCATGAAGGCGATGGAGCGGTCTTCCGTGGGGGTCAGCTCAGACTTGATCGTCCCGAACAGGATGCCCGCCGAGGCCGCAAAGAGCAGCGAGACCGCCACGACGACGACCGGCGCATCCAGGCAGGCATGGAGGGTCCGCCGGTAGAGAGCGGTCAGGAAGCGTCCCACGGCCCCGACGGGGCCGCTGTGGCCGTTGCCCTTGCCGTCACCGCCCTGATCCTCGCCGGTCTTCAGGATACGCGATGCGAGCATCGGGCACAGGGACAGGGCGACGATGGACGACAGGAACACGGCAATGGCCAGCACGAAGCCGAACTCGCGGAACAGCCCGCCCGTCTGACCGGGAAGAAACGACAGGGGAACGAAGACGGCGATCAGCGTCGCGGTGGTCGCCAGAACGGCGAAGAAGACCTCTTCCGTGCCCAGCACGGCGGCCGCGCGCGGGCCCATCCCCTCGTTGCGCCTCCGGACGATATTCTCCAGAACCACGATGGCGTCATCCACGACCAGCCCGGTCGCCAGCACGAGCGCCAGAAGGGTCAGGATGTTGATGGAGAAGCCGGCAAGGTAAATGGCCGCCAATGTGCCGATGAGGGCCACCGGCAGCGAGACGCCGGGAATGATCGTGGCGCGCCAGTCCCACAGGAAGATGAAGATGATCAGGAGAACGATGCTGACCGCGATGGCAAGCGCGATCTCCACCTCGTGAATGGCGCCGTTGATGAAGGTCGCGTCGTCGCTGGTGATCTCGATGGTCGTGCCGTCGGGCAGGTTTTCCTGGATCCTGGCCGCCATGGCGCGGACGCCTTCGGAGATTTCCAGCGTGTTCGACTGCGCGGCGCGGATGATGCCGAGGCCGATGCCCGCCTGCCCGTTGGCGCGAAGCTGGGTCTGGCCGGTATCCGGCCCGAGCGTCACCGTGGCGAAGTCCCGCAGCCGGGCCCGGCTGTTGACGATGATGTTCTCGAACGCTTCCGGCGTGCTGATCGCGGCGGTTGCGCGCACGATCAGGTCCTGGTTGTTGCTGGTCAGCGATCCGGCCGGCGTGTCGAAGGCCATGGACGACAGGGCGCTGGCGACATCGGCAATGGTGAGGTTGAGGCTCGCCAGCTTGGCCTGGTCGATATCGATGCGGAAGATCTTGTCCCGGTCGCCGTAGACCTGGACATCGGCGACGCCGGCGACGGAGGCCAGCGTGTCGGCGATCTCCTCCTCCACGAGAACGGTCATGTCTTCGACCGACATGCGGTCGGATGTCAGGCCGAGTCGCACGACTGCCTGCGCATTGGCGTCCGCCTTGACGATGCGCGATGCCTCCGCATCCTCCGGCAGGTCGTTGGTGATGCGGCCGAGCGCATCGCGCATGTCGGAGGCGGCGACGTCGAGATCGACATCGTCGGAGAATTCCACCGTGACGCGGCTCTGGCCGAAGGACGAGGAAGACGAGATGGACTTGACGCCGGAAACGCGGGAGACCGCCCCCTCGATGATCCCGGTCACCTCGCGGTCGATGGTCTCGGCCGCGGCAGCGGGATAGTCGGTGCGCACGGAGATGACCGGCCGGTCCACGTCCGGCAGTTCACGGACCTCAACGCCGAAGATCGCCGCGATGCCGGCGACGACGGTCAGCATGTTGATCACGAAGGCCAGCACGGGACGGCGGACGAACAGGCCGGTGAAGCCGAGATCCTTGAGGCGGTCCATTTTCATCGGCGCCTCACGACCCGCTTCCGGTGGAAGAGGTTTTCAGCGGTTCGTCGGAGGCCGGCGCCTGCTTGCGGCCGGCAACCGCCACGTCGGCACCATGGCGAACGAGGTGAATGCCCTCGGTCACCACCTCGTCCTCCGGCGTCAGCTCGGCATCGACGAGCACGCTGTCTGTGTTGCGCTGGATGATGTTTACCGGGACCCGTACGCCCCGCCCCTCGCGCACGGCCCAGACGAATGCACCGTCCGAGCCCCATTGCACGGCAAGCGGATCGACACCCGGATAATGGTCGCCCGGGAACGTCATGGATACCTGGAAGGACATTCCGGCCCGCAGCTTGTCGGCATCGTTGGCAAAGCGCGCGCGCACCTGAAGCGTCCTGCTGTCGCTGTCGACCCGGTTGTCGACAGCGCTGATCACGCCTTCGAAGGTCTCGCCCGGCCGCGCGACCGATGACGCCGTCAGCGGCGAGCCGACCTTGATCGAGGAGGCATAGCGCTCGGGCACCCAGAAGTCGACCAGGATCTCGCTGCGGTCGTCGATCGTGGCAATGACCGTCTGGGGAGAGACATAGTTGCCCGCCGTAATCGGCAGGATGCCGACAATGCCGCCGATCGGCGTCTCGACGGACCGGCGCGACAGGGCCAGTTCGGCTTCGCGAAGCTGGAGGCGCGCATTGTCGACCGCCAGTTCGGCGTCGGTGACCTGGACCGTCGTGGCGGTATTGGTCTTGCGCAACGCCTGCATGCGCTGCAGCCGCGCCTCGGCATCCTTGAGAGCATTGGAGGCCCGCTCGACGGCAATCTGCTCGGCGTCGGCATCAAGGCGCGCGATGATGTCGCCGGCCTTCACGGTGGCGCCGGATTTGACCAGCACCTCGGTCATCCGGCCGCTGGTAAAGGGCGTCACCGCGACGGACTGCAGCGCGGTGCTGGTGCCGATTGCGGAAAGGCGGTCGTTGATGGTGATGTCCACCACCGGCGTCGTCACCACCGTGGCCTGGGGTCCGCCGCGCCCGCCTCCCGGCCGCCCGGCATCCTGCGGGCTGACGTTGGCGACCGAAATCGGCAGCCAGTCGACGCCCCATTGCGCCAGGAGCGTCCCGGCTCCCGGATAATAGCGAACCCACAGCCCCGCTGCGACCGCAACTGCCACAAGGGTCAGCACGAACTGTTTCCAAAGCGACAAAGAACACTCCACCCGGCTTTTGCGAGCCGATAACGCTTAAAAGGATTTCCTGCCTCAGGTCTCTACGGCAGATCCCCGGTTTCAACAATCTATATAGTGTACCAAATTGTAAGCGCAGCGGGGGCCGGCCGGAACATTTTGATGGGCCGGCCCGGATGCCGGCTCTTCCAGGCGGCAGGAAGGGAACCGAAGGTCACTCGGCCAGCTTCTCCGCCTCCACGCGCCGCATCGAATTTTGCCGTGTCACGACCTGGCGGCGGATGAAGGCGATGATGAAGCCGGCAGTGAGGATCAGGATGATCGTCGGTGCCGGGGCGCTGTCGAGGAAGAAACTGGCATAGGTGCCGGCCAGCATCGCGGCCATGCAGACGAGAACCGAGACCCACAGCATCGCCGCGAAGGTACGCACCAGCAGGAAGGCAATCGCTCCGGGAGCGATCAGCAGGCCGATTGCCAGGATCAGCCCGGCGGCGGACAGGGTGGCGACGATGGTGAGCGAGAGGGCGGCCAGGACGCCGTAGTGCAGCAGGTTGACGGGCAAGCCCGAGGCCTGCGCCTGGGCGGGGTCGAAGCTGTGCAGGACAAGGTCCTTCCACTTGAGCACCAGAGCGCTGCCGACGACCAGCGCGATGATGCCGGAGGTCAGAAGCTCGTCCGGCTCGACGCCCAGCATGTTGCCGAAGAGGATGTGATCCAGATGGGCATTGGTCTCGATCGAGACATAGAGCACGATGCCGATGCCGAACATGCCGGAAAACACCACGCCCATGACCGTGTCCTGCTTGACGCGGCTGTTGCCGGACAGGAATCCGGTCAGCAGCGCGCAGACCATGCCGGCGGCGAAGGCGCCGACGAGCAGCGGAATTCCCAGGATATAGGCGAGCACGATGCCAGGTAGCACCGCGTGGCTGACCGCATCGCCCATCAGGGCCCAGCCCTTCATGACCAGAAAGCAGGACAGAAGCGCGGTCGGGACCGACACGATCACGCAGATCAGGAAGGCATTCTGCATGAAGCCGAAGTTGAACGGCAGCAACAGCGTGTCGAAGTCCATCACAGCATCTCCCCGGGTCCGGCCGGCCGGGACGACCCGGCTTCGACAGGTGCAGCCGTCTCAGGAGGGCTTCTGCGCAGGGCGGCGGCCGCCTTGCGGCGCGCGGCCAGAAGCCCGTGTTTGGGCGCCAGCAGGAAAGCGACGAGGAATATCAGCGTCTGCAGCGTGACGATGATGCCGCCGGTCGCGCCATCGAGGAAATAGCTGGCGTAAGCCCCCGTGAAACTGGTCAGCGCACCGATCGCGACGGACAGCATGATGAGCCGCGGAAAGCGGTCGCACAGAAGATAGGCCGTGGCCCCCGGGGTGACCACCATCGCGATCACCAGAAAGGCGCCCACTGTCTGCATCGCCGCGACCACGGATGCGGACAGGAGCACGAAGAAGACCGCCTTCAAGAGGCCAGGACGAAGGCCGATGGTTCGGGCGTGGTTCTCGTCGAAGAAGGTGACCATCAGGTCCTTCCACTTGGCGAGCAGGACCGCCAGCGAGACGAAACCGATGATGGCCAGTTGCAGCGTGTCCTCCGGCGTGATCGCCAGGATGTTGCCCATGGTGATGGTCTGGATGGAGACGGACATGGGATTGACGGAAACGATGAACAGACCGAGACCGAAGAATGACGTGAAAATCAGGCCGATGATCACATCGACCTTCAATCCGGACCGTTCCGACAGGAACAGCATGGCGCCGGCCGCAAGTCCGCCGGCGATAAAGGCGCCGAGGGAAAACGGCAGGCCGATGATATAGGCACCGGCAACGCCGGGCACCACCGAATGGGACAGGGCATCGCCGATCAGCGACCAGCCCTTCAGCATCAGATAGGCGGACAGGAAGGCGCAGACGCCGCCGACCAGAGCCGAGACCCACATGGCGTTGGTCATGTAGCTGTAGGTGAACGGCTCCAGCAACAGGTCCATCACTTGCGAACCTCGCTGGTCTGAACCTCGTCGCCATATTGAACGAAGGGCCGTTCGTCATCGGTCAGAATGGTCACCTTGCGCTGATCGCTGTCGGTGTGCAGCGTCTGGCCGCTGATGGTGAAGTGGCGCAGAACGCCGCCGAATGCCAGTTCCAGGTTCTTGCGGTTGAAGGTCGTCTCCGTCGGACCGTAGGCCAGCACGGTGCCCTTCATCAGCACCGTCCTGTCGCAGAACTCGGGAACGGAACCGAGATTGTGGGTGGACACAAGCATCACCCTGCCCTCGTCCCGCAATTCCCGCAACAGCGCGACGATCTGGTCCTCGGTCTTGACGTCGACCCCGGTGAAAGGCTCGTCGAGCAGGATCACCTGCCCGTCCTGGGCAAGCGCACGCGCCAGGAAGACGCGCTTGCGCTGACCGCCCGACAGTTCGCCGATCTGCCGGTGACGGAACTCCTGCATGCCCACACGTTTGAGCGCCTCTTCAACCGCTTCGTGGTCAGCCGGTTTCGGGCGCCGCAAAAAGCCCATGTGGCCGTAGCGGCCCATCATGACGACATCTTCCACGAGCACCGGAAAAGACCAGTCGACCTCTTCCGCCTGTGGCACATAGGCGACCAGGT is a window of Roseibium salinum DNA encoding:
- a CDS encoding NAD(P)-dependent oxidoreductase, translated to MSDVIGFIGLGFMGLGMASNIRKGGYDLWVKGRRNRAPVESLVSQGAQEAASPREMAEKCDIIHLCLSNSPQIEATMRGPDGILAGARPGLIVIDTSTADPASTEALAAELGEKGGHFVDAPLGGTPVQAEAGQLIAMVGCDDDILERIRPVIECWAGTVNHIGPAGAGHKMKLLMNFISLSYGALYSEALVLGARVGISPQTIRDVIAPSRMGCGFFDTFMSYAVDRNRDAHKFSIANAAKDIRYLNDMAANANVVNIMAGAAKHYYTQAVATGHEEDYVPMLSDHVGALNGVDLDDVVRKGRKGGVD
- a CDS encoding metal ABC transporter permease; this encodes MDFDTLLLPFNFGFMQNAFLICVIVSVPTALLSCFLVMKGWALMGDAVSHAVLPGIVLAYILGIPLLVGAFAAGMVCALLTGFLSGNSRVKQDTVMGVVFSGMFGIGIVLYVSIETNAHLDHILFGNMLGVEPDELLTSGIIALVVGSALVLKWKDLVLHSFDPAQAQASGLPVNLLHYGVLAALSLTIVATLSAAGLILAIGLLIAPGAIAFLLVRTFAAMLWVSVLVCMAAMLAGTYASFFLDSAPAPTIILILTAGFIIAFIRRQVVTRQNSMRRVEAEKLAE
- a CDS encoding metal ABC transporter permease, with product MDLLLEPFTYSYMTNAMWVSALVGGVCAFLSAYLMLKGWSLIGDALSHSVVPGVAGAYIIGLPFSLGAFIAGGLAAGAMLFLSERSGLKVDVIIGLIFTSFFGLGLFIVSVNPMSVSIQTITMGNILAITPEDTLQLAIIGFVSLAVLLAKWKDLMVTFFDENHARTIGLRPGLLKAVFFVLLSASVVAAMQTVGAFLVIAMVVTPGATAYLLCDRFPRLIMLSVAIGALTSFTGAYASYFLDGATGGIIVTLQTLIFLVAFLLAPKHGLLAARRKAAAALRRSPPETAAPVEAGSSRPAGPGEML
- a CDS encoding hydroxypyruvate isomerase family protein; amino-acid sequence: MKFSANLGFLWADRSLPDAIRAAKAAGFDAVECHFPYGDPAAETRAALEETGLAMLGLNTRRGDVTAGDNGLAALPDRQEEARAAIDEALAYARETKTGAVHVMAGNTKDPCARTTFEVNLAYACEKAAPDGIMILIEPLNPRDAPGYFLNGTALAAEIIHDVDQPNLRLMFDCYHVEIIEGDVIRRLETLLPVIGHIQIASVPDRGIPDHGELDYASVLSRLAELGWERPIGAEYLPAGDPDPDMSWLARFQNKG
- a CDS encoding manganese/iron ABC transporter ATP-binding protein, with the translated sequence MLNVIEDPDVNQRPEVADGGISAEDVTVTYRSGHTALWDASFQIPRGTVTALVGVNGAGKSTLFKALMGFVPVARGKIRILGMTVREALRKNLVAYVPQAEEVDWSFPVLVEDVVMMGRYGHMGFLRRPKPADHEAVEEALKRVGMQEFRHRQIGELSGGQRKRVFLARALAQDGQVILLDEPFTGVDVKTEDQIVALLRELRDEGRVMLVSTHNLGSVPEFCDRTVLMKGTVLAYGPTETTFNRKNLELAFGGVLRHFTISGQTLHTDSDQRKVTILTDDERPFVQYGDEVQTSEVRK
- a CDS encoding efflux RND transporter periplasmic adaptor subunit is translated as MSLWKQFVLTLVAVAVAAGLWVRYYPGAGTLLAQWGVDWLPISVANVSPQDAGRPGGGRGGPQATVVTTPVVDITINDRLSAIGTSTALQSVAVTPFTSGRMTEVLVKSGATVKAGDIIARLDADAEQIAVERASNALKDAEARLQRMQALRKTNTATTVQVTDAELAVDNARLQLREAELALSRRSVETPIGGIVGILPITAGNYVSPQTVIATIDDRSEILVDFWVPERYASSIKVGSPLTASSVARPGETFEGVISAVDNRVDSDSRTLQVRARFANDADKLRAGMSFQVSMTFPGDHYPGVDPLAVQWGSDGAFVWAVREGRGVRVPVNIIQRNTDSVLVDAELTPEDEVVTEGIHLVRHGADVAVAGRKQAPASDEPLKTSSTGSGS
- a CDS encoding efflux RND transporter permease subunit, whose translation is MKMDRLKDLGFTGLFVRRPVLAFVINMLTVVAGIAAIFGVEVRELPDVDRPVISVRTDYPAAAAETIDREVTGIIEGAVSRVSGVKSISSSSSFGQSRVTVEFSDDVDLDVAASDMRDALGRITNDLPEDAEASRIVKADANAQAVVRLGLTSDRMSVEDMTVLVEEEIADTLASVAGVADVQVYGDRDKIFRIDIDQAKLASLNLTIADVASALSSMAFDTPAGSLTSNNQDLIVRATAAISTPEAFENIIVNSRARLRDFATVTLGPDTGQTQLRANGQAGIGLGIIRAAQSNTLEISEGVRAMAARIQENLPDGTTIEITSDDATFINGAIHEVEIALAIAVSIVLLIIFIFLWDWRATIIPGVSLPVALIGTLAAIYLAGFSINILTLLALVLATGLVVDDAIVVLENIVRRRNEGMGPRAAAVLGTEEVFFAVLATTATLIAVFVPLSFLPGQTGGLFREFGFVLAIAVFLSSIVALSLCPMLASRILKTGEDQGGDGKGNGHSGPVGAVGRFLTALYRRTLHACLDAPVVVVAVSLLFAASAGILFGTIKSELTPTEDRSIAFMRVSAPQGVSLDYLTQKMREIEVLLEPYRDAGEITSTFSIAGTGGSKNSGFMVMRLAPWDERIRSQQDILSEVSALVREVPGVRAFAFQPNSLGIRGAGSGLQFAVAGSNYAQLGEAAERIIAAMEEEPRFRQARRSTEATQPQLSVSIDRERASDLGIDINGLGAAMQAMLDGRKIGQVFINDRAFDVKFVSTTNPINDPTDMENIFIKTGDGRFVPVSTIATLVEKAVPPSLEREQQLRAVAITTSLAPDFALGDAYERALEIAGPLLPPGARIIPLAETATLGEQSSSMGRTFGFAIIIILLVLAAQFESFVSAIIIMATVPLGLACAVFAMLLTGTTLNVYSQIGLVLLVGIMAKNGILIVEFANQLRDRGQGVREAIENAANIRLRPVMMTMICTIVGGLPLIMASGAGAEARIALGYVIVGGLGLATLSTLFLTPVAYLLLGRFITPAVKEEERLHREIDAAQSLGRTPGE